The genomic DNA ACTTGAGATAAATAAAGAGAATTTAGGAAAAGTATTAGGTGTTTATTATGCTCCAACATTTATAGAAATTACTTTAGGAAATATAAGTGGGGATATGTATGAATCTTATAGGTATGAAATAGAAACTAAAGGAGAGGTTATATTTACTAAGGGAGAAGAGTTAATACAGGAGATGTTAAATGAATATAGCGATATAGGGATAATATCTGTGGTTGTAAATGGCTTAATAGATAGTAAAAATGGTATAGTTATTTTTTCTCCACATTACAATGTTAAAAATTTTAATTTAAAGAGTAGGTTAGAAGAAAAATTTAACTTGAGAGTATTAGTAGAAAATGATGTAAGAGCAATGGCATTAACTGAGAAAATATTTGGTTTATGTAAAGAAAATCATAACTTTGTAGTACTAAATATAGAAGAAGGAGTTGGAGGAAGTATTTATTTAAATGATATGTTATATCATGGATATGGCTCTATGTCAGGTGAGTTAGGTCATATGGTTGTAAAAAGAGAAAGCTTTGAAATTTGCTCTTGTGGAAAAAAGGGTTGTCTTGAAACAGAAGTTTCTAATAGAGCTTTAATAAAAAAGATATTCAAACAAATAAGAATAAATGGAAGATATAGTAGTTTAAAGAAAATATTAGAAAATAGAGATATAGCAATAGATGATGTGATTAGAGCTTATGATGATAAAGATATGTTGGTATTAGCAGTTATAGGAGAGGCTATTCAATACGTAACTTATGCAATAGATATGATAATTTCTGTAATTAATCCAGAAAAAATAATATTGTATGGTGATATTTTTAAGAGTAAGAATATATTAGATAGACTTTTAAAAGATATAAGTAAACTTACTATGGATGAGCAAAATTATGAAATTAATGTTTCTAATTTTTTAACTTCTATTTATAAAAAAGCACCTTTTTCACTTGCAAACTATATGATATTTAAATATTGAAAATATTTGATATAGTAAAATAATTTACAATAGTTATAAAATCTTGTATAATGAAATATAATAAGAACTTTTAGAATATACAGAATTTAGTGTTAATTTGGAAAGGAAATACAGATGAAAATTTCAATTTTGGGAAGTGGAAGTGGTGGCAACTCAATTTATATAGAGGATAGACACACAAAGTTCCTTATAGATGCTGGATTCAGCTGTAAAAAAATAGAGGAACGATTGGGAAGGCTAGGAAAATCTTTAGCTGATGTAGATGCTCTTTTAATAACTCATGAACATGGAGATCATATATTAGGGGCAGGAATAATTTCTAGAAAATATAATATTCCAATCTATATCACTCCAGAAAGTTTTAAAGCTGGAGAAAAAAAATTAGGAAAAATAGATAATGAAAATTTAAAATTTATAGATGGAAAATTTCAAATAAATGATAACATTTTGATAAATCCTTTTGATGTAATGCATGATGCAGTAAGAACAGTAGGTTATAGAGTTGAAAATATAGAAGGAAAGATATTAGCAGTTTCAACAGATATTGGGTATGTTAATAATATTGTTAAAGAAAATTTTAAAGATGTTGATTTAATGGTAATAGAAAGCAATTATGATTATAATATGCTTATGAATTGCTCTTATCCTTGGGATTTAAAAGCTAGAGTAAAAAGTAGAAATGGGCATCTATCAAATAATGATGCAGCAAAATTTATAAAAGAAATATATAGTGATAAATTAAAAAAAGTATATCTAGCACATATAAGTAAAGATAGCAATAATCCTGATATTGTAAAAAATACAATAGATCAAGAACTAAAAGAGAGCAAGATAAATATAAATTATGAACTTGCAAATCAAGATATGGCAACAGATATATTTGAATTGTAGGAGGTCTACTTTTGGAAGATATAGATAACTTTTGGGAAGAACTTAAATTTGAAGTAGGAGTAATAGGGAAAAATTATGCTAATGAAAATAACTCAAATGTGCTAATAGGAGCAGGAAAAAGAGATGGAGATATTTTATTTATAGGTGATGATCCAGATCTTTATCAAAATGAAGATTTAAGAGTAATGCCAGGAACTAGTGGTGAATTTTTAATAAAGCTTTGCGATATAGAAGAAATTACACCAGATGATTATTATATTACAACTCTTTCAAAGAAAAATTGCAAATTTAGTGATTTAATGGAAGATGATAAAAAATCTTTAAAAGAGTTATTAGATATGCAAATAGCTTTAATTAAACCTAAAATAATAGTTACTCTTGGAAATGAAGCAGCAGAAACATTATTAGGAAGAGAAGTTAAAATTCAAGAGGAAAGAGGAAAAGCACTAGATTGGGTTGGTGGAATTAAGTTAATTTTAACTTATGACGTAAATTTTGTAAAAAAATCTAGAAAAGAAAGTGGTAAAAAATCAAAAATAGCACTTGATTTTTGGAATGATATAAAACTTGCAAAACAGGAGCTTGTGAGGTAATATGGATAAAAAACAGGTTAGGGAAAGAGTAAAGTCTTTTAGAAAGACATTGACAAAGGAAGAAATAGTAGAATATAGTAATATATTGTGGAAAACTTTGTATAAACTAGAGGAATTTAAGAAAGCAGAAGTTATTATGTCTTATATGAGTTTTAAGAATGAAATTGATACTTCTGTTATAAATAAAATTATAATAGATAGTGGGAAAAAATTATTGTTGCCTAGAGTTGAAGAAGATGGAACTATGAATGC from Fusobacterium hominis includes the following:
- a CDS encoding MBL fold metallo-hydrolase, with the translated sequence MKISILGSGSGGNSIYIEDRHTKFLIDAGFSCKKIEERLGRLGKSLADVDALLITHEHGDHILGAGIISRKYNIPIYITPESFKAGEKKLGKIDNENLKFIDGKFQINDNILINPFDVMHDAVRTVGYRVENIEGKILAVSTDIGYVNNIVKENFKDVDLMVIESNYDYNMLMNCSYPWDLKARVKSRNGHLSNNDAAKFIKEIYSDKLKKVYLAHISKDSNNPDIVKNTIDQELKESKININYELANQDMATDIFEL
- a CDS encoding ROK family protein, producing the protein MNKKKGLKDEVLEFIKSEKSVTKTDISNYFKLSAAGTGKIVKELLLENLIVKAKQGISTGGRPPVILEINKENLGKVLGVYYAPTFIEITLGNISGDMYESYRYEIETKGEVIFTKGEELIQEMLNEYSDIGIISVVVNGLIDSKNGIVIFSPHYNVKNFNLKSRLEEKFNLRVLVENDVRAMALTEKIFGLCKENHNFVVLNIEEGVGGSIYLNDMLYHGYGSMSGELGHMVVKRESFEICSCGKKGCLETEVSNRALIKKIFKQIRINGRYSSLKKILENRDIAIDDVIRAYDDKDMLVLAVIGEAIQYVTYAIDMIISVINPEKIILYGDIFKSKNILDRLLKDISKLTMDEQNYEINVSNFLTSIYKKAPFSLANYMIFKY
- a CDS encoding uracil-DNA glycosylase family protein encodes the protein MEDIDNFWEELKFEVGVIGKNYANENNSNVLIGAGKRDGDILFIGDDPDLYQNEDLRVMPGTSGEFLIKLCDIEEITPDDYYITTLSKKNCKFSDLMEDDKKSLKELLDMQIALIKPKIIVTLGNEAAETLLGREVKIQEERGKALDWVGGIKLILTYDVNFVKKSRKESGKKSKIALDFWNDIKLAKQELVR